Genomic DNA from Chaetodon auriga isolate fChaAug3 chromosome 13, fChaAug3.hap1, whole genome shotgun sequence:
AGGGGCACACACGGAGGACATGGAGTTACAGTCACCAGAGGAGGAAAGCAAAAAGACTCAGGTTGGCAATGTTACAGTCCAAACCAATGTGTTGTCTTTTGAAATATAAGTTTAAATAGTATAAGTTTGACTGTGCCTCATCATACCAATTGTACTCTAGGATgtagacacagaggaaaagaaagatgatGGTCAGGTTAATGGGCACCATGGAGATGAAGAGCtaaacagagatggaggagatgaggcGGAGCCTGCAGATGGTATTTACCCAACACTCAGGTCTGAAGACAGCGGATTGGGCATCAGCGCCTCACCATCAGAGCAGCATCTCCCACCAGGCATGGGGCTGGCGGCTGAGGAAAATGGAACTTCCAAAGTAAGCGAAGGAGTGTGGCGAAAGGGAGGCAGCGTAGACACCATGACCCAATGTCTGCAGGAGATCCTGGCCTTTATAACCACAAGGTAAACTGCTGATCCAAAATTAGCTGCCACACACATGGACCTCTATGAACAGGGATTTCTAAATAGTTTCCCTCCTACTGTGTTTCAGATACCTGCTAGTGCAGGTGGAGGATGTCAGTGGACCGGCAGAAGTACCCCAGCCTAACCCAGCTACTGCCTCACTGGATCACAAGACTTTGGTGAACACAGGGGGGCGGGAAATTAAAGAGAAACTGGTTGAACTGTTCACTCCAAACAAGCTTAAACCCCGCACCACATCTGACGCCCAGCTCTCAGCAGCCcccacagagaagaaaaaggagcgCGGGCATTTAGGGTGTCTGGACTGGGCAGCTGGCTACATGCCCCGCGGCAAGGCAGAGATCTCCGAGGCTTGTCGTCAGGCCTTCACCGCCGCCTGCCACCTCCTGCTGGAGTGCACCACCTTCCCTGTCTACCTGAGCGAAGAGGAGACTCTGGCTCTCCACACAGACATGTTTGAGCACACAGGTCAGcacacagtttgattgaaaTCTTCCAGCTAAGTTTTACCAAGGCCTTCTCAGCTACATGAGGTCCTGCAGCAGCATTcaagaaacaaatgaagaaaatggtCAAAAGTGGTCAAAGCAGAGGCCAAGATGTCCTGAATTTTAGAACTACTATAGATCAACTTTTGGATCACTGGATCCTTCATTTCCCGTAATGCAACACgtagcatttttcttttaatcctCCCTGCCTGGTAACACaatacaatattaaaaaaaatgttgttttccgTAGGTAGTGACATGGACAGCCTGTCGGTGTGGCTGAGGTCCTTGATGACCCTGTGCTGCCTGTCCAGGGACTACAACATCCAGCACACAGCAGTGGCCTCCCTATTGGAACTCATCAACCACTCTCAGTCTTTAGCACTGGTCATCCAGGACAAGCACAGACGCTACCAGACATCTGACACCAACCCTCTAAGTGGGCGGCTGCAGATGGTCACTGTGCCGCCCATCTTCCCTGCTCTGCTTCGTGCCATAGAGGAGCGCACAGACTTCTATCAGGTTCAGTtatagaagaaaaacatgttgccGCACCCATAAGCTTTATTATAAATGTGGTATTTtaaggttttttgtttttggtgtgacTCAGAGGGTGTCCCTGGTCCTCTGGAGCCAGCTGGACACAGAGCGGAGAGAGCAACACATTTCCTGTGTGGAACTCTTCTACAGGCTTCACTGTTTGGCTCCATCAGCCTCCATCTGTGAGGACATCATCTGCCAGGCGCTATTACACAAAGACAAGGTGAACtatatctgcacacacatgctgaaccACAGTTTGctcacacattttaattttctccCAGCGTCTTCTAGATGTGTCAGTTTCACtgggacacacaaacagacctaTCAGGAAATGTGATGAGTTTGAAGGTTTGCCTTGTGTTTGTCCGCCCCAGGCTGTTCGGCTGGAAGCTCTCCACCGTTTCACAGTTCTATGGCACTTGACCCGGGAGATCCAGGCCAGCAGGGCCATGTCTCTCAATCGCTCCTTTGACCGGTTAGTATGTAGTGAAAAAGCAGTGTGCACTCAAGACGAAGTAATATATATCACTGAGTCTCTATGTAGTTCTTGAATACTGTATATTCTGTCTCAGTGCACGTCTTATGCGACTTACATCCTCAAAATATGTGTTGATGCTCCTCTGATAGTGGATTAACCTGCTGCACAAGGAGGCTTTAGcgtcagagaggcagagatgcaAAGTGGCAACTAGCAGAGCTGTGAAAAGTTAAACTGTGCAAATGGGAAACCTCAGACAGAACAGTAGCACCTGTGTCAAATATGAAGCagctaaaaactgaaaactgaaacgtgtgtctctctctcagctctctgtgcgTTGTGGTGGACAGTCTGAGCTGTACAGACGGCTCAGTAAGTGCAGCGGCTCAGCGCTGGCTGGTCAGGGCTCTTTCCTTCAGTGACGTGATTCGGATCCTGGAGCCTattctgttgttgctgcttcACCCCTCCACCCAGCGCTGCTCCATTCAGAGCATCAAACAGAACGTCACTGCTGGTATGTGGATTTGCCAGCATGTGTTGCAAATATTGTGTAAATCAAGAAAGTTTGAATTGGATGAACTTCTTTGCtttgactgtatgtgtgttttgtttcttaaaGGAACCTTGAAGGCCCTAAACAACAGAAGTCGAAGCTCCACCAGAACCTCTGGGACATCTGTGGATGCCATGGCAACAGAGGTCACCACCTTGAATGTCACGAACATTGTGGACCGGGAATCCCTGTGGGAAGAGTTAGACGGAGGCACAGAGTTGGTCAAACCCCTGGACACCTTGGTGGCGTCTAGGAGTGAgagtgaagagacagaagaggatgaatataaagaggaggaggaggaggaggaagaggcggcAGAGAGTGAACACACTGAGTCCGCTGACACCAGTGGAGCCCAGGTATCCACTGAGAACTCCAGCTCAGGCTCTGCCCTCTACCGCAGCATTGATGAAGGAGGTGTGGTCAACGGCCTGCGGAGGGCAGAGTCCGAGCACACACAGGCGTCTGATTCACTGTcaagtgaggatgaggaggatttAGAGCTAGAGGCCATGGCCAGGTCTCGCCTGCTAAAGCAGGAGCGTGAGAAGAGAGAGGCCATCGACTCTCTGTTCCGCCACGTGCTGCTGTATCCTGTTGCAGGTGGCTGGCGCCATCTGCTCCAAGGCTTAGCACTGCTAGACAGCCTGCTGAGGAGCAGTGCTGAGTGCCCTCTGGTGGACGcactctcctccacctctctggaCACAAGTTCTGCTGCACATTTAAACCTGGTCTCCAACCTCCTGCAGCGCCACCAGCAGGCCCAGGATGGTCAGGGCTTCTATGGTTGCCTGctttccccttcctcctccccctctgtgcCCCCATCTTTGCTCATTGAACTGCTGGTGTCCCTGTGTCTGCGATTCCTGCGCTCTCATTACCCTTCCTATCTGAACCTGGGTCCTCTTGACCTGCAAGGGAACAGGGAGGTTCAGGTGAAGAGTGTCGAGGTACTGACCCGGATGGTGAACCAGCTTGGCTGCATGGCACGGGGACAAGAGGGCAACGGGGCCAGTGCGGAGCCCATCCGCAGACTCCTCTCAGGATGTAAAGTGCAGCAATACGCACTGCTTACGCTTTCTGCATCCATGTATGTCAGCCAGAGGGGAACGGACAAGGGACCACCCAAgggtgtggagctgctggatgAGCAGGGAGGCCTGTCAGAGGAGAGTCTGGTGAATCTTGGAACAGGAGGGGGCCAGGAACAGTACCCCTTACAAATGGAATTACTGAAACTCCTCCAGGCTCTCATAGTCCTGGAGTACCATGTGTGGCCTGGTGGGGCTGTCTCAGCAGCTGGGTCAGGTGGCACATCTGGCCAGCCCGGGGAACCTCGTGAATCTCCAACTGCCAGCACCCCCCTTGCTCGTGAGTGGCAAACTGCAGTTCTTTTTCAGCAGTCAATCAAGGCAGCCCAGTACATCCAAAGCCATCCCATCACAGCCCAAGGAATGTTTGTCTCTGCCGCGGCCAGAGCTCTGCAGCCACAGTACGGCTATTCCATGCACCCCCACTGGGTATCACTGCTGTGCTCCTCTCTGCCATACTTGGGACGTTCATTAAGCATCATCGTGGCTCCGCTTATTAATCAGATCTGCAAGAACTTGGACGAGCTGGTCAAGCTCTACGAGCACGATGGAGGAAAGACAAATCAGAGGTAGACTGATGCAGGCTAATTTTTTACACTGTGACGCTTTACGTTTGGCCTTTTTAATGTTTATGACGGCCAGTCAGGTCTTTCTTATCACATGTAAGGTTTATGTCAGCCTCAAGTCAGCCAGTATTCAAACCTGCAAAACACCCATGACTAAAAAAGTaagcaaaaaagagaaaacaattgTGTGATATATGTTTCTTTCTTCCGACCAGCCTGagtggaaggaaggaaaacattGCCCCTGACTACCCTCTGACTCTGCTGGAAGGCCTGACCACCATTACGCACTATTGTTTACTGGACAACAAGAGGGTGaggaatgaaacacacacacacacacacacacacacacacacacactcacactctcacatatGTACCTCTTATATCTATGAACAAGTGAATACCTatttccctctgtctttccctctcagtCCTTGGTTGCCTGTGATCCTGTTGATGTCCGTAATGCGCGCAGCGCTGTGATCGAGGCACTACCCCACATGCTCAGTAGCATGACATTGTTATGGGGGGTAGTCATGAGGGAGGAGTTTCAGAGGCGTGCATCTGACTCTGCCCAGAGCAGCAAACACTCCTCTACCTCTGTCTACTTTAAAAGCACCAAGGTATGtcttacacacatgcagattttCTACATTGTCTTGGGCcaatacaaatgaatgtaatgacAGGTCTGTGTTACTTGTATGTGTCTATTGATTCTATAATATGCTTACATATTTTCTCCTATTTATCCATGTGCATGTACTATTATGGAAAATTTCACCCATGTTTAGATCTTACGCCAGCGGATCCTGGAGTTCCTGGTCCCTCTGACTGGACAGTATGGGATTCAGCTCATGGCTTCGCTGGGAGAAGTTTGGAGCAGAAGAAAGAGTAAAAGGAGGCCTAAAAACAAAGTA
This window encodes:
- the dop1b gene encoding protein DOP1B isoform X2: MDPEELELQNDYRYRSYAAVIEKALRNFESSSEWADLISSLGKLNKALQSNLRYSLLPKRLIIGKRLAQCLHPALPSGVHLKALETYEVIFKIIGTKWLAKDLVIYSSGLFPLLGHAAIAVKPVLLTLYERYYLPLQRALLPSLQAFITGLLPGMEEGLEVYDRTDALLVKLSMLVGQQVFYGALWGSMLVSPTVRLPASVFIVTHFDRMSSQREHMLMLGYDHRLVVKSVCLSLQDSNVLVQRHMLEILLYFFPFAECLDPAKSSITMSVKDMTTVVSAASLTLLRRDMSLNRRLYAWLLGTDIKGGMVSHHNLSTTTEDHTSFYFNTYSRDYLVQALIDILKQKDVESDVGNVIGYLRPFRIIISLLDKPEIGPVVMSSVLLEVVRAFHSYCREMLGEETIARSGLSGNQLASKIKENKNASEIIKTVNMLVSSMNSEYLWEYMTRRFCTSLSDKADPPTPPWQDRSHPAPSVEEMSNLIIFLLDVLPLELHADIQSQFLPEMLSIMLRTLHSHMDTVSLEDVTHGLRACFKVLSKIQMPVAYMDVEAGAHTEDMELQSPEEESKKTQDVDTEEKKDDGQVNGHHGDEELNRDGGDEAEPADGIYPTLRSEDSGLGISASPSEQHLPPGMGLAAEENGTSKVSEGVWRKGGSVDTMTQCLQEILAFITTRYLLVQVEDVSGPAEVPQPNPATASLDHKTLVNTGGREIKEKLVELFTPNKLKPRTTSDAQLSAAPTEKKKERGHLGCLDWAAGYMPRGKAEISEACRQAFTAACHLLLECTTFPVYLSEEETLALHTDMFEHTGSDMDSLSVWLRSLMTLCCLSRDYNIQHTAVASLLELINHSQSLALVIQDKHRRYQTSDTNPLSGRLQMVTVPPIFPALLRAIEERTDFYQRVSLVLWSQLDTERREQHISCVELFYRLHCLAPSASICEDIICQALLHKDKAVRLEALHRFTVLWHLTREIQASRAMSLNRSFDRSLCVVVDSLSCTDGSVSAAAQRWLVRALSFSDVIRILEPILLLLLHPSTQRCSIQSIKQNVTAGTLKALNNRSRSSTRTSGTSVDAMATEVTTLNVTNIVDRESLWEELDGGTELVKPLDTLVASRSESEETEEDEYKEEEEEEEEAAESEHTESADTSGAQVSTENSSSGSALYRSIDEGGVVNGLRRAESEHTQASDSLSSEDEEDLELEAMARSRLLKQEREKREAIDSLFRHVLLYPVAGGWRHLLQGLALLDSLLRSSAECPLVDALSSTSLDTSSAAHLNLVSNLLQRHQQAQDGQGFYGCLLSPSSSPSVPPSLLIELLVSLCLRFLRSHYPSYLNLGPLDLQGNREVQVKSVEVLTRMVNQLGCMARGQEGNGASAEPIRRLLSGCKVQQYALLTLSASMYVSQRGTDKGPPKGVELLDEQGGLSEESLVNLGTGGGQEQYPLQMELLKLLQALIVLEYHVWPGGAVSAAGSGGTSGQPGEPRESPTASTPLAREWQTAVLFQQSIKAAQYIQSHPITAQGMFVSAAARALQPQYGYSMHPHWVSLLCSSLPYLGRSLSIIVAPLINQICKNLDELVKLYEHDGGKTNQSLSGRKENIAPDYPLTLLEGLTTITHYCLLDNKRSLVACDPVDVRNARSAVIEALPHMLSSMTLLWGVVMREEFQRRASDSAQSSKHSSTSVYFKSTKILRQRILEFLVPLTGQYGIQLMASLGEVWSRRKSKRRPKNKVLPVASEPRLTIVDLVKSLNTLHTDTILQLVKEVVKKPHQIKGEQKTSLVDIPMLHFSYAYIQSLSAQALQENIAPLLSLLRESVQLNLAPPGHFLLLGILNDFVNRLLNLDNKKDTRDLQEVTQRILEAVGGIAGSSLEQTSWLSRSLEVKVQPQVCPEAEEPDDADMDESMAQSSTMVSSSAPSVYSVQALVLLAEILAPLLDMVYRSDEKEKAVPLISRLMYYVFPYLKNHSAYNMPSFEAGAQLLSSLSGYAYTKRAWKKEVFELYMDPLFFTMDASCAHSWKSIIDHLLTHEKTMFKDLMSMQSSSLKLFANVDQKPMLLKRQAFAMFSGEIDQYHLYLPLIQERLTEALRMNPSAAVLAQMFLMFRVLLLRISSQHLTSLWPIMVTELIRIFARLEKALQADKDVSKLAKVVRGAHDRNGPVNFSQAELDMYLSACKFLDTSLAFPPEKIPLFQMYRWAFVPEVDVSRYRGPETALIEGEQECTPHVVRVLEGILQRYGTLNDLSEESSTENLEFPLLTQHSLSSITQLLPFLRTLCCSFQGPPSNNHPVPPHLPVADYPPASSEAVLKKLEHITEEEFLDSMES
- the dop1b gene encoding protein DOP1B isoform X1, which produces MDPEELELQNDYRYRSYAAVIEKALRNFESSSEWADLISSLGKLNKALQSNLRYSLLPKRLIIGKRLAQCLHPALPSGVHLKALETYEVIFKIIGTKWLAKDLVIYSSGLFPLLGHAAIAVKPVLLTLYERYYLPLQRALLPSLQAFITGLLPGMEEGLEVYDRTDALLVKLSMLVGQQVFYGALWGSMLVSPTVRLPASVFIVTHFDRMSSQREHMLMLGYDHRLVVKSVCLSLQDSNVLVQRHMLEILLYFFPFAECLDPAKSSITMSVKDMTTVVSAASLTLLRRDMSLNRRLYAWLLGTDIKGGMVSHHNLSTTTEDHTSFYFNTYSRDYLVQALIDILKQKDVESDVGNVIGYLRPFRIIISLLDKPEIGPVVMSSVLLEVVRAFHSYCREMLGEETIARSGLSGNQLASKIKENKNASEIIKTVNMLVSSMNSEYLWEYMTRRFCTSLSDKADPPTPPWQDRSHPAPSVEEMSNLIIFLLDVLPLELHADIQSQFLPEMLSIMLRTLHSHMDTVSLEDVTHGLRACFKVLSKIQMPVAYMDVEAGAHTEDMELQSPEEESKKTQDVDTEEKKDDGQVNGHHGDEELNRDGGDEAEPADGIYPTLRSEDSGLGISASPSEQHLPPGMGLAAEENGTSKVSEGVWRKGGSVDTMTQCLQEILAFITTRYLLVQVEDVSGPAEVPQPNPATASLDHKTLVNTGGREIKEKLVELFTPNKLKPRTTSDAQLSAAPTEKKKERGHLGCLDWAAGYMPRGKAEISEACRQAFTAACHLLLECTTFPVYLSEEETLALHTDMFEHTGSDMDSLSVWLRSLMTLCCLSRDYNIQHTAVASLLELINHSQSLALVIQDKHRRYQTSDTNPLSGRLQMVTVPPIFPALLRAIEERTDFYQRVSLVLWSQLDTERREQHISCVELFYRLHCLAPSASICEDIICQALLHKDKAVRLEALHRFTVLWHLTREIQASRAMSLNRSFDRSLCVVVDSLSCTDGSVSAAAQRWLVRALSFSDVIRILEPILLLLLHPSTQRCSIQSIKQNVTAGTLKALNNRSRSSTRTSGTSVDAMATEVTTLNVTNIVDRESLWEELDGGTELVKPLDTLVASRSESEETEEDEYKEEEEEEEEAAESEHTESADTSGAQVSTENSSSGSALYRSIDEGGVVNGLRRAESEHTQASDSLSSEDEEDLELEAMARSRLLKQEREKREAIDSLFRHVLLYPVAGGWRHLLQGLALLDSLLRSSAECPLVDALSSTSLDTSSAAHLNLVSNLLQRHQQAQDGQGFYGCLLSPSSSPSVPPSLLIELLVSLCLRFLRSHYPSYLNLGPLDLQGNREVQVKSVEVLTRMVNQLGCMARGQEGNGASAEPIRRLLSGCKVQQYALLTLSASMYVSQRGTDKGPPKGVELLDEQGGLSEESLVNLGTGGGQEQYPLQMELLKLLQALIVLEYHVWPGGAVSAAGSGGTSGQPGEPRESPTASTPLAREWQTAVLFQQSIKAAQYIQSHPITAQGMFVSAAARALQPQYGYSMHPHWVSLLCSSLPYLGRSLSIIVAPLINQICKNLDELVKLYEHDGGKTNQSLSGRKENIAPDYPLTLLEGLTTITHYCLLDNKRSLVACDPVDVRNARSAVIEALPHMLSSMTLLWGVVMREEFQRRASDSAQSSKHSSTSVYFKSTKILRQRILEFLVPLTGQYGIQLMASLGEVWSRRKSKRRPKNKVLPVASEPRLTIVDLVKSLNTLHTDTILQLVKEVVKKPHQIKGEQKTSLVDIPMLHFSYAYIQSLSAQALQENIAPLLSLLRESVQLNLAPPGHFLLLGILNDFVNRLLNLDNKKDTRDLQEVTQRILEAVGGIAGSSLEQTSWLSRSLEVKVQPQVCPEAEEPDDADMDGDHCESMAQSSTMVSSSAPSVYSVQALVLLAEILAPLLDMVYRSDEKEKAVPLISRLMYYVFPYLKNHSAYNMPSFEAGAQLLSSLSGYAYTKRAWKKEVFELYMDPLFFTMDASCAHSWKSIIDHLLTHEKTMFKDLMSMQSSSLKLFANVDQKPMLLKRQAFAMFSGEIDQYHLYLPLIQERLTEALRMNPSAAVLAQMFLMFRVLLLRISSQHLTSLWPIMVTELIRIFARLEKALQADKDVSKLAKVVRGAHDRNGPVNFSQAELDMYLSACKFLDTSLAFPPEKIPLFQMYRWAFVPEVDVSRYRGPETALIEGEQECTPHVVRVLEGILQRYGTLNDLSEESSTENLEFPLLTQHSLSSITQLLPFLRTLCCSFQGPPSNNHPVPPHLPVADYPPASSEAVLKKLEHITEEEFLDSMES